From a single Nicotiana tabacum cultivar K326 chromosome 8, ASM71507v2, whole genome shotgun sequence genomic region:
- the LOC142162852 gene encoding uncharacterized protein LOC142162852 — protein MGQQMQSYVHDPVIMQDYSRRLMDVAAQTLQRGRSDQRLAHQPDYVDPATYQRGRGMPRGGGRRAAAAPRRPVGVGRRGRGRRGGPQQGGFEAPAEDVAADMGGGMHETDMPSYSLGIYDTPGTSQVTPSGQFLIMGSDFQGVELGRYFPGPSTTDESRPIRDFDSGHRLSYGSSSHAQASCDAATDDYIQDPDTIMPSTGPDSTTDTCHHVPHPAIRRRLDDDDPDSVPGRQGMRLRPTATLRHTGCGTH, from the exons ATGGGGCAAcagatgcagagttatgtccacgaCCCTGTGATCATGCAGGACTATAGTCGTCGCTTAatggatgtggctgcccagacactgcagcgaggccgatcggatcagcgtttggcacacCAGCCAGATTATGTTGACCCAGCCACATACCAGCGAGGTCGTGGTATGCCACGGGGTGGTGGCCGACGAGCTGCTGCTGCTCCACGACGACCTGTTGGTGTTGGACGACGTggtcgtgggcggagaggaggtccccagcaagggggctttgaggctcctgctgaagatgttgctgctgatatgggaggtggcatgcatgagaccGACATGCCATCTTACAGCCTTGGCATTTATGACACTCCAGGGACgtcgcaggtgaccccatcgggtcaattCTTGATCATGGGCTCGGATTTTCAAGGAGTGGAGTTGGGTAGATATTTCCCTGGCCCGTCTACCACTGATGAGTCTCGACCGATCCGAGATTTTGATAGTGGgcaccgactgagttatggcagctcatcacatgcgcag gcttcatgcgatgctgcgacagatgactacattcaggatccagacacgattatg ccttctactggacctgacagcaccaccgatacatgtcatcATGTGCCGCATCCGGCCATAAGGAGAcggcttgatgatgatgatcctgatagcgtacccgggcggcaggggatgcgcctcaggccaacggctactttgagacacaccggatgcgggacacattga